The following are encoded together in the Gordonia insulae genome:
- a CDS encoding helix-turn-helix transcriptional regulator, translating into MTSRGAEMPVGDGGRRTDAEVIDSVRTETLDPGLFARRLEELFRTVPGPNGRAYSAKAIAARSTERGFRLGESYLSQLRSGKAKSPSFRTVEGIAAAFGVDVHYFLEDRAAQRTRDEIDLMRLQADTNVQLAAFRLAGLSSDSVTVVNELIKVLREQQGLPKDPPDVLAAGISEATLEDAHLRVVGGQSKLD; encoded by the coding sequence ATGACATCGCGAGGTGCGGAAATGCCTGTAGGGGATGGCGGACGTCGAACCGACGCCGAGGTGATCGACAGCGTCCGGACCGAAACACTTGATCCGGGCCTCTTTGCCCGGCGTCTGGAAGAGCTCTTTCGTACGGTTCCGGGACCCAACGGCCGGGCGTACAGCGCCAAGGCCATCGCGGCCCGGTCGACCGAGCGCGGATTCCGTCTGGGGGAGTCGTACCTGAGCCAGTTGCGTTCCGGGAAGGCGAAGTCGCCCTCGTTCCGCACCGTCGAAGGCATCGCCGCCGCATTCGGCGTCGATGTGCACTATTTCCTGGAAGACCGTGCGGCACAGCGCACTCGCGACGAGATAGACCTGATGCGCCTGCAGGCGGACACCAACGTCCAGCTCGCGGCCTTCCGTCTGGCCGGGCTGTCGAGCGACTCGGTCACCGTCGTCAACGAACTCATCAAGGTGCTGCGCGAGCAGCAGGGTCTGCCGAAGGATCCACCGGACGTGCTGGCGGCCGGGATCTCGGAGGCGACGCTGGAGGATGCGCATCTCCGGGTCGTCGGCGGGCAGTCGAAGCTCGACTGA
- a CDS encoding TM0106 family RecB-like putative nuclease produces MTAVVLHPRDLAGCEHRLSLDQSHPDLVRARPDTPEARRRKDAAADHRAGVREMVRGLHSDQPAGTVVLIDPDADHATRVAATLAACADAADWIWNATLPTDRDHGRRGHAELLIRDGGGYVPVIVVNHRVSYRAKPDRRPNGVLNTAGNGTLTSPVWTWAPTPDPTRNGRNQRRDQLRLAQLTVMLLDLRLATSDVPEELRAGVIGLDADCIVVHEMAALLEDYRAVFDRRMAIAQGHIATTPRRIGECRGCPWWTRCGPELEERRDVSLVVGGNQSAALFDAGITTIDQLAHYRGDAPDDWPGNVRFDDAVLNAIAWLTDTPLIRRLAEPHVARADIEVDVDMESYGEHGAYMWGTLLTDNTDPSREVRYRAFVTWQPLPTPDEGRSFGEFWTWLNEERAAAHAAGKTFAAYCYSQQAENRWLLSSATRFPDAAGMPARAEVEAFIASDEWVDIYEAVGRNFVCPNGKGLKRVAPVAGFTWRDAEASGEASMDWYREAVGLGGSTPDLTQRQRLLEYNEDDVRATKVLREWIDGRAKDEVPHEDQVLEFRNR; encoded by the coding sequence GTGACGGCAGTCGTGTTGCATCCGCGCGACCTCGCCGGCTGCGAGCATCGGTTGTCCCTCGACCAGTCGCACCCCGACCTCGTGCGGGCCCGGCCGGACACCCCGGAAGCCCGACGCCGAAAGGACGCGGCCGCCGACCATCGTGCGGGGGTCCGGGAGATGGTGCGCGGACTGCACAGCGATCAACCCGCCGGCACCGTCGTGCTGATCGATCCCGACGCCGACCACGCGACCCGGGTGGCGGCCACCCTGGCGGCCTGCGCCGACGCGGCCGACTGGATCTGGAACGCGACCCTTCCGACGGACCGCGACCATGGCCGTCGCGGCCACGCGGAACTGCTCATCCGGGACGGTGGTGGCTATGTCCCGGTCATCGTCGTCAACCATCGGGTGAGCTATCGCGCGAAACCCGACCGACGGCCGAACGGTGTGCTCAACACAGCGGGGAACGGCACGCTGACGAGTCCGGTCTGGACCTGGGCGCCGACCCCCGACCCCACCCGCAACGGCCGAAATCAACGGCGCGATCAACTGCGCCTGGCCCAGCTGACGGTCATGCTGCTCGACCTGCGCCTCGCCACGTCCGACGTCCCCGAGGAACTGCGTGCCGGGGTGATCGGCCTCGACGCCGACTGCATCGTCGTGCACGAGATGGCCGCCCTGCTGGAGGATTACCGGGCTGTGTTCGACCGCCGGATGGCGATCGCCCAGGGACACATCGCCACCACACCGCGGCGGATCGGCGAGTGCCGCGGGTGCCCGTGGTGGACGCGCTGCGGACCGGAACTGGAGGAGCGGCGCGACGTCAGCCTCGTGGTCGGCGGCAACCAGAGCGCCGCCCTGTTCGACGCCGGGATCACCACGATCGACCAGCTCGCCCACTACCGGGGCGATGCCCCCGACGACTGGCCGGGCAACGTTCGCTTCGACGACGCGGTGCTCAACGCCATCGCGTGGCTGACCGACACCCCGCTCATCCGACGGCTGGCCGAGCCGCACGTGGCGCGGGCCGACATCGAGGTCGATGTCGACATGGAGAGCTACGGCGAGCACGGCGCATACATGTGGGGCACGCTGCTGACCGACAACACCGACCCGTCGCGGGAGGTCCGCTACCGCGCCTTCGTGACCTGGCAACCGCTGCCCACCCCGGACGAGGGGCGGTCGTTCGGGGAGTTCTGGACATGGCTGAACGAGGAGCGCGCCGCAGCCCATGCGGCCGGTAAAACCTTTGCGGCATATTGCTATTCGCAACAGGCGGAGAATCGGTGGCTGCTGTCGTCGGCGACCCGATTCCCGGACGCGGCGGGTATGCCGGCACGTGCGGAGGTGGAGGCCTTCATCGCCTCCGACGAGTGGGTCGACATCTACGAGGCGGTCGGCCGCAACTTCGTGTGCCCGAACGGCAAGGGGCTCAAGCGGGTCGCCCCGGTGGCCGGTTTCACCTGGCGCGACGCCGAGGCCAGCGGCGAGGCGTCGATGGATTGGTACCGTGAGGCCGTCGGGCTGGGTGGATCGACACCCGATCTCACTCAGCGACAACGGCTTCTGGAGTACAACGAGGACGACGTCCGGGCCACCAAGGTGCTCCGCGAATGGATCGATGGCCGCGCGAAAGATGAAGTCCCGCACGAAGATCAGGTGCTCGAGTTCCGCAACCGCTGA
- a CDS encoding DUF6474 family protein, with amino-acid sequence MGLFSSDGRSRAQRKAEAKALKAKAKLEAKLEAKDARKSAKAQRRDDRKFRSKELKQQRKTAKAEGKAQEKVVKAEAKANAAKAKALADAKAFSPTSVRRYLTVARLLSPIIVPIAYRASVAARGQLTALQASRAGVAPEVLRQFSGHGATLSARISTTRASLEKVAAKDSSAEGSAFVSAMTARLDNLAIAVDTAESMPTAQRRTAHQSIESELAAIDADILARLGVRA; translated from the coding sequence ATGGGATTGTTCTCGTCGGATGGCAGGTCACGCGCTCAACGCAAGGCCGAGGCGAAGGCTTTGAAGGCGAAGGCCAAGTTGGAGGCGAAGCTCGAGGCCAAGGACGCACGCAAGTCGGCGAAGGCTCAGCGGCGCGACGACCGCAAGTTCCGCTCGAAGGAGCTCAAACAGCAGCGCAAGACCGCGAAGGCCGAGGGCAAGGCCCAGGAGAAGGTGGTCAAGGCCGAGGCGAAGGCTAATGCGGCGAAGGCCAAGGCCCTCGCGGACGCGAAGGCGTTCAGCCCGACCAGCGTCCGCAGGTATCTGACGGTGGCGCGCCTCTTGTCGCCGATCATCGTGCCGATCGCCTACCGCGCGTCGGTGGCCGCTCGCGGTCAGCTGACGGCGTTGCAGGCGAGTCGCGCCGGGGTGGCCCCCGAGGTGCTGCGTCAGTTCTCCGGGCACGGGGCGACCCTGTCCGCGCGGATCAGCACGACCCGCGCGTCACTGGAGAAGGTGGCCGCCAAGGATTCCTCCGCCGAGGGTTCCGCCTTCGTGTCGGCGATGACGGCACGTCTCGACAACCTCGCGATCGCCGTCGACACCGCCGAATCCATGCCGACCGCGCAACGTCGTACCGCACATCAGTCGATCGAGTCGGAGCTCGCGGCGATCGACGCCGACATCCTCGCCCGACTGGGCGTCCGCGCCTGA
- a CDS encoding alpha/beta fold hydrolase yields MTQRLTEFTNGSYVFDVIDSGPIDGSPLVLLHGFPQRATAWELVVPLLHEKGFRTIAPDQRGYSPRARPSRRRDYRAGELVGDVIALIDALGVDTVDLVGHDWGAFVAWAVAARHPDRITTLTAISVPHPSAFIQAMPRGQLLRSWYMAAFNLPKLPELFLSKALRPEAGGGARMGLPEPFAGRFYDDIVTSGALTGALNWYRGMPFWTTDDRATPKVVIPTTYLWSDEDFALGKAGARLTATWVDAPYEFRIVHGADHWLPESRPDDVAAAIIDRAGRPISAGGGG; encoded by the coding sequence ATGACGCAGCGTCTCACCGAGTTCACCAATGGGTCGTACGTGTTCGACGTGATCGACAGCGGCCCCATCGACGGGTCGCCGCTGGTGCTGCTGCATGGGTTTCCGCAGCGCGCCACGGCATGGGAACTCGTCGTTCCGCTGTTGCACGAGAAGGGTTTCCGGACCATCGCGCCGGATCAGCGGGGATACTCGCCACGCGCGCGCCCGTCGCGCCGCCGCGACTATCGCGCGGGCGAACTGGTGGGCGACGTGATCGCACTGATCGACGCGCTCGGGGTCGACACGGTGGACCTCGTCGGCCACGACTGGGGCGCCTTTGTGGCGTGGGCGGTGGCCGCGCGACATCCCGACCGCATCACGACGCTGACGGCGATCTCGGTGCCGCATCCGTCGGCTTTCATCCAGGCGATGCCGCGTGGCCAGTTGCTGCGGTCGTGGTACATGGCGGCGTTCAACCTGCCGAAGCTACCGGAGTTGTTCCTGTCCAAGGCACTTCGGCCCGAGGCGGGTGGCGGTGCGCGGATGGGGTTACCCGAGCCGTTCGCCGGGAGGTTCTACGACGACATCGTCACGTCAGGGGCGTTGACCGGTGCGTTGAACTGGTATCGCGGGATGCCGTTCTGGACCACGGACGATCGCGCGACACCGAAGGTGGTCATCCCGACGACCTATCTCTGGAGCGACGAGGACTTCGCCCTCGGCAAGGCAGGAGCCCGACTGACCGCGACCTGGGTGGATGCGCCGTACGAGTTCCGTATCGTCCACGGTGCTGATCACTGGTTGCCGGAGAGCCGACCGGACGACGTCGCGGCCGCGATCATCGACCGCGCGGGACGGCCGATCAGCGCCGGCGGCGGAGGATAG
- a CDS encoding ArnT family glycosyltransferase codes for MTTVLERPGAQTPGEPPPRAGRRGRRIADRLRRERAVRWSPFALAGLLVATAILYLWNLSASGYANTFYAAAAQAGSQSWTAWFFGALDSSNFITVDKPPASLWLTGLSVRLFGMNSWAVLVPQALMGVAAVALLYCAMRRTFADPRHGTAAGLIAGAVLAFTPAAALMFRFNNPDALLVLLMVAAGYALTRAIATNSGRWLALVGVALGFAFLTKMLQGLLVLPAFGLAYLMFANNGWLKRIGHLIGATVALVVSAGWFVVVTMLVPASARPYIGGSTDNTFMDLVWGYNGVGRISGGSGGGGGGGGQAGGSFGGATGLNRLFSSEMGNEISWLLPVALLALVFALYLMVRSFPMFRFTNGINRIEGGAMVAWGGWLIVTGLIFSFMSGTIHPYYTVALAPAIGALIGIGGVFAWRRRDHWDGRITLAGMVGLAAWWSIVLVNRNDFGPVWCRWMIGAIAAISVIAVLVGSVMAWRKVVAGAVIAGALAGFGGTAAFSIATAATAHSGSIPTAVQTSMETGGMGGPGGMGGTGGRGGGGTPPNGVTAQQGSAQQGSTQQGSAQDGVRGGGGPGGGGDISSNTELVNLLKSTDNEWAAATNGSQSAAGIEIATGTAVMAIGGWSGDPAPTLQQFISYVQSGKIAYYIGGGQGGPGGNSEIATWVAENYTATTVGGTTVYALT; via the coding sequence ATGACCACAGTGCTGGAACGTCCGGGTGCCCAGACACCCGGCGAACCGCCACCTCGGGCGGGCCGTCGTGGCCGCCGCATCGCCGACAGGCTGCGCCGCGAGCGCGCGGTCCGCTGGAGCCCGTTCGCACTGGCCGGCCTGTTGGTGGCCACGGCGATCCTCTACCTGTGGAATCTGTCGGCCAGCGGGTATGCGAACACCTTCTACGCCGCCGCCGCCCAGGCCGGTTCACAGAGTTGGACGGCCTGGTTCTTCGGGGCCCTCGACTCGTCGAACTTCATCACGGTCGACAAGCCTCCGGCGTCGCTGTGGCTGACCGGATTGTCGGTTCGGCTGTTCGGCATGAACAGTTGGGCGGTGCTGGTCCCGCAGGCGCTGATGGGTGTCGCGGCCGTCGCGTTGCTCTACTGCGCTATGCGCCGCACCTTCGCCGACCCGCGCCACGGTACGGCGGCCGGGCTCATCGCCGGCGCCGTCCTCGCCTTCACCCCCGCCGCGGCGCTGATGTTCCGGTTCAACAACCCTGACGCACTGCTGGTGCTGTTGATGGTGGCCGCCGGCTACGCGTTGACCCGGGCGATCGCGACCAACTCGGGCCGGTGGCTCGCGCTGGTCGGAGTCGCGCTCGGCTTCGCGTTCCTCACCAAGATGCTGCAGGGACTGCTGGTGCTGCCCGCGTTCGGGCTGGCCTACCTGATGTTCGCGAACAACGGCTGGCTCAAGCGGATCGGGCACCTGATCGGTGCCACGGTGGCGCTCGTCGTGTCGGCCGGATGGTTCGTCGTCGTCACCATGCTGGTGCCCGCGTCCGCGCGGCCCTACATCGGCGGATCGACCGACAACACCTTCATGGATCTGGTGTGGGGCTACAACGGCGTCGGCCGGATCAGCGGAGGAAGCGGCGGTGGCGGAGGCGGCGGCGGTCAGGCCGGCGGTTCGTTCGGCGGTGCCACCGGACTCAACCGACTGTTCAGCTCCGAGATGGGCAACGAGATCTCCTGGCTGCTCCCGGTGGCGCTGTTGGCTCTCGTATTCGCGCTGTACCTGATGGTGCGCAGCTTCCCCATGTTCCGATTCACCAACGGCATCAACCGAATCGAGGGTGGCGCCATGGTCGCTTGGGGCGGCTGGCTGATCGTGACCGGGCTCATCTTCAGCTTCATGAGCGGCACCATCCACCCGTACTACACGGTGGCGCTGGCACCGGCGATCGGCGCGCTGATCGGTATCGGCGGCGTGTTCGCCTGGCGCAGACGTGATCATTGGGACGGCCGGATCACGCTGGCCGGCATGGTCGGACTCGCGGCCTGGTGGTCCATCGTGTTGGTGAACCGCAACGACTTCGGGCCGGTGTGGTGCCGCTGGATGATCGGCGCGATCGCGGCGATCAGTGTGATCGCGGTGCTCGTCGGCAGCGTGATGGCCTGGCGGAAGGTGGTGGCGGGAGCGGTGATCGCCGGTGCACTGGCCGGATTCGGCGGTACCGCTGCGTTCTCGATCGCCACCGCGGCGACCGCACACAGCGGGTCGATCCCGACCGCCGTCCAGACCTCGATGGAGACCGGCGGCATGGGCGGCCCCGGCGGCATGGGTGGCACCGGTGGCCGAGGAGGTGGCGGCACTCCGCCGAACGGTGTGACAGCCCAGCAGGGTTCGGCCCAGCAGGGTTCGACACAGCAGGGTTCGGCCCAGGACGGTGTCCGCGGCGGTGGCGGTCCGGGCGGTGGTGGCGACATCTCATCGAACACGGAGCTCGTGAATCTGTTGAAGTCCACCGACAACGAGTGGGCGGCGGCAACCAATGGTTCCCAGTCGGCGGCAGGTATCGAGATCGCGACCGGCACCGCTGTGATGGCCATCGGCGGATGGAGCGGTGATCCCGCACCGACGCTGCAGCAGTTCATCTCCTACGTGCAGTCGGGCAAGATCGCCTACTACATCGGTGGTGGACAGGGCGGGCCCGGCGGCAACTCCGAGATCGCCACCTGGGTCGCGGAGAACTACACCGCCACGACGGTCGGTGGGACCACGGTCTACGCGTTGACCTGA
- a CDS encoding cyclase family protein, with protein MCDDELVRHAHEEARRFSRRTALQMTGGLAAGGVVGAVAFGASGEASAAPAEPPTTEPQGRRVIDLTHVLSGDFPQWPGNAPVVAVPTSAVGPGNRGFATRWMSFSEHSGTHVDAPAHKIGNGITIDRIAAQDLVAPLAVISIAARARTNRRATLTERDVEEYERRHGRIPRGALVALHSGWQPRTGGPDAPGFDPDAVLMLVRERDVVAIGTDTLSVDVRGAVGAHTAILGAGRYAVEAMANLSSVQPAGAAVVVGVPRFAGGTGAPARVLAVG; from the coding sequence ATGTGTGACGACGAGCTGGTCCGCCACGCGCACGAGGAGGCGCGACGGTTCTCGCGGCGGACCGCCCTGCAGATGACCGGTGGTCTCGCCGCAGGCGGCGTGGTCGGTGCGGTGGCGTTCGGAGCGTCGGGTGAGGCGTCGGCCGCCCCGGCGGAGCCCCCGACAACTGAGCCGCAGGGTCGGCGGGTCATCGATCTGACCCACGTGCTGTCCGGGGACTTTCCGCAATGGCCGGGCAACGCGCCTGTGGTGGCCGTCCCGACGTCGGCGGTGGGACCTGGCAACCGTGGCTTCGCCACGCGCTGGATGTCGTTCTCCGAACATTCCGGCACCCACGTCGACGCGCCCGCGCACAAGATCGGCAACGGGATCACCATCGATCGGATCGCGGCGCAGGATCTCGTCGCACCGCTGGCCGTCATCAGCATCGCCGCGCGCGCACGCACAAACCGTCGTGCCACCCTCACCGAACGGGACGTCGAGGAGTACGAGCGCCGGCACGGCCGCATCCCGCGAGGCGCACTGGTCGCGTTGCACAGCGGGTGGCAGCCGCGGACCGGCGGTCCCGACGCCCCCGGTTTCGATCCCGATGCGGTGCTGATGCTGGTCCGCGAACGGGATGTCGTCGCGATCGGCACGGACACCCTCAGCGTCGACGTGCGTGGAGCCGTCGGTGCGCACACGGCGATCCTCGGTGCGGGCCGCTACGCCGTCGAGGCGATGGCCAACCTGTCCTCGGTGCAGCCCGCCGGTGCGGCCGTGGTCGTCGGCGTCCCGCGCTTCGCCGGCGGCACGGGTGCACCCGCGCGGGTGTTGGCCGTCGGCTGA
- a CDS encoding PQQ-dependent sugar dehydrogenase has translation MPTRALAKRAAAVGLTVGALVAGLCTAGSANAAPPLAVSTVASGLDHPWDIVVAPDGVILTGERVGKFVAVMPGGERRTVRADLSRIFATKEAGLMGLALDPRFAQTRRVYSCQAETTGGSAAIVPGSAANLPLPWPNTGQVINVVSWRVSGDWTNMVRERTVLTGIPVNSSGRHAGCGLTAAPDGSLWIGTGDNAIPTNPQSRNSLGGKVLHINANGTPAAGNPYPGSPIYTLGHRNVQGVAVTQGGRVYAIEQGTSTDDELNLLRAGANYGYKPDRAPFIYDESVPMTDPVRVPGAVGAVWKSGSPTIATPALQFLPSSGWGSLGGSVAISAQKGKHLVFVTLNGAGNATVRTTDALQDTYGRLRALALDRDGSLLVSTDNGGSDRILRVRLAA, from the coding sequence GTGCCCACCCGTGCCCTCGCGAAGCGCGCCGCAGCAGTCGGCCTGACCGTCGGAGCTCTGGTCGCCGGCCTGTGTACCGCCGGATCGGCGAATGCCGCCCCACCGCTGGCGGTGTCCACCGTCGCCTCCGGCCTGGACCATCCGTGGGACATCGTCGTCGCCCCGGACGGCGTGATCCTCACCGGTGAACGCGTGGGCAAGTTCGTCGCAGTGATGCCCGGGGGTGAGCGGCGGACCGTGCGCGCCGACCTCTCGCGGATCTTCGCGACCAAGGAGGCCGGCCTGATGGGGCTGGCGCTGGATCCGCGGTTCGCGCAGACCCGGCGCGTCTATTCATGTCAGGCGGAGACGACCGGCGGGAGCGCGGCGATCGTCCCGGGTTCGGCGGCGAATCTGCCACTGCCCTGGCCGAACACCGGCCAGGTGATCAACGTGGTGTCCTGGCGGGTCAGCGGCGACTGGACGAACATGGTCCGCGAGCGGACCGTACTCACCGGCATCCCGGTCAATTCGTCTGGACGGCACGCCGGGTGCGGACTCACCGCAGCACCCGACGGCTCGCTGTGGATCGGTACCGGCGACAACGCCATCCCGACCAACCCGCAGAGCCGGAACTCGTTGGGCGGCAAGGTTCTCCACATCAACGCCAACGGTACGCCCGCGGCCGGCAACCCGTATCCGGGTAGTCCCATCTACACCCTGGGCCACCGCAACGTGCAGGGGGTCGCGGTCACCCAGGGCGGCCGCGTGTACGCCATCGAGCAGGGCACCAGCACCGACGACGAACTGAACCTCCTTCGTGCGGGCGCCAACTACGGCTACAAGCCGGACCGCGCACCGTTCATCTACGACGAATCGGTGCCGATGACCGACCCGGTCCGGGTGCCCGGTGCGGTCGGCGCGGTGTGGAAGTCCGGCAGTCCCACCATCGCGACGCCTGCGCTGCAGTTCCTGCCGTCGAGCGGTTGGGGATCGCTCGGTGGGTCCGTGGCGATCTCGGCGCAGAAGGGCAAGCATCTCGTGTTCGTCACCTTGAACGGTGCGGGGAACGCGACGGTCCGCACCACTGACGCGTTGCAGGACACCTACGGCCGGTTGCGCGCCCTCGCGCTCGACCGGGACGGCTCATTGCTGGTGAGCACCGACAACGGCGGCTCGGACCGCATCTTGCGGGTTCGTCTGGCGGCGTGA
- a CDS encoding succinic semialdehyde dehydrogenase, translating to MPKPTPDYFRRLAALVAIDDAAARPTRPVLEAFSGVEMATIPVGTAEDLETAVARARAAQEGWAHRTPAERAEVLDRFSELVHKNAAELMDIAQAETGKARIYAQEEVIDVALTARYYATTGPKTLAEHKVKGMLPGATSVRVRYQPKGVVGVISPWNYPLTLAVSDAVAALLAGNGVVIKPDSQTPYCALALAELLYEAGLPAELYAVVPGPGSVVGQAIVASADYVMFTGSSETGAALAEQAGRRLIGFSAELGGKNPMIVSANANIDRAVEGAARACYSNSGQLCISIERLYVDKAVADEFTAKFGAFVSAMKLDATYDFTADMGSLASAAQIDTAEEHVQDAVSKGAKILAGGRRRADLGPFFFEPTVLTDVTDEMTCYAEETFGPVVSIYPVDSTDEAVKLANATRYGLNASVFAGSSAEANAIADQLRAGTVNINEGYAAAWASTAAPMGGMGISGVGRRHGEEGLLKYTEPQTVAEQRFLGIDRAPGIPQGVYRAVTPYAIRALKYLPGR from the coding sequence ATGCCGAAGCCCACGCCCGATTACTTCCGCCGGCTCGCCGCGCTGGTGGCCATCGACGACGCCGCCGCCCGGCCCACCCGGCCCGTGCTGGAAGCATTCAGCGGTGTCGAGATGGCGACGATCCCGGTCGGAACCGCCGAGGATCTCGAGACCGCGGTCGCGCGTGCACGCGCCGCTCAGGAGGGGTGGGCGCACCGGACTCCGGCCGAGCGAGCCGAGGTGCTCGACCGGTTCTCCGAGCTCGTGCACAAGAACGCCGCCGAGCTGATGGACATCGCGCAGGCCGAGACCGGCAAGGCGCGCATCTACGCCCAGGAAGAGGTCATCGACGTCGCGCTGACCGCGCGGTATTACGCGACCACCGGGCCCAAGACGTTGGCCGAGCACAAGGTCAAGGGCATGCTGCCCGGCGCCACGAGTGTTCGTGTGCGCTACCAGCCCAAGGGCGTCGTCGGCGTGATCAGTCCGTGGAACTATCCGCTCACCCTCGCCGTGTCCGACGCCGTCGCAGCACTCCTCGCCGGCAACGGCGTGGTGATCAAGCCCGACAGCCAGACACCGTACTGCGCACTCGCACTCGCCGAGCTGCTCTATGAAGCGGGGCTGCCGGCCGAGCTGTATGCCGTGGTGCCGGGACCGGGAAGTGTTGTCGGACAGGCGATCGTGGCCTCCGCCGACTATGTGATGTTCACCGGGTCGTCGGAGACCGGCGCCGCGCTCGCCGAGCAGGCCGGCCGTCGACTGATCGGATTCTCCGCCGAACTCGGCGGCAAGAACCCGATGATCGTCAGTGCCAACGCGAACATCGATCGCGCCGTGGAAGGTGCCGCGCGCGCGTGCTATTCGAACTCGGGACAGCTCTGCATCTCGATCGAGCGGCTCTACGTCGACAAGGCCGTCGCCGACGAGTTCACCGCGAAGTTCGGCGCGTTCGTGTCCGCGATGAAGCTCGACGCCACCTACGACTTCACCGCCGACATGGGCTCGCTGGCATCGGCGGCCCAGATCGACACCGCCGAGGAGCATGTGCAGGACGCGGTGTCGAAGGGTGCCAAGATCCTTGCGGGCGGTCGTCGTCGTGCCGACCTCGGCCCGTTCTTCTTCGAGCCGACCGTGCTGACCGACGTCACCGACGAGATGACCTGCTACGCCGAGGAGACCTTCGGCCCGGTCGTCTCGATCTACCCCGTCGACTCCACTGACGAAGCGGTCAAGCTGGCCAACGCGACCCGGTACGGCCTCAACGCGAGCGTCTTCGCGGGGAGCAGTGCCGAGGCCAACGCGATCGCCGATCAGCTGCGTGCCGGCACGGTCAACATCAACGAGGGCTACGCGGCGGCGTGGGCGTCGACGGCGGCACCGATGGGCGGCATGGGCATCTCCGGCGTCGGGCGCCGCCACGGCGAGGAAGGCCTGCTCAAGTACACCGAGCCGCAGACCGTCGCCGAGCAGCGATTCCTCGGCATCGACCGGGCGCCCGGCATTCCGCAGGGCGTCTATCGTGCCGTCACGCCGTACGCGATCCGCGCGCTGAAATACCTGCCGGGTCGCTGA
- the rraA gene encoding ribonuclease E activity regulator RraA yields the protein MTELTFTPTADLVDEIGDLVRSCDTQFTQFGGHREFVGRVTTVKCFQDNALLKSILSESNPGGVLVVDGAESVHTALVGDIIAELGRSNGWVGIIVNGAIRDAKAIGGMEIGVKALGTNPRKSSKTGVGDRDIPLTIGGETFNPGDIVYSDDDGIVLVSETGDTDTQTATDTDTAPGTDAAPDTDTTTES from the coding sequence ATGACCGAGTTGACCTTCACGCCGACCGCCGACCTCGTCGATGAGATCGGCGACCTCGTCCGGAGTTGCGACACCCAGTTCACCCAGTTCGGCGGCCACCGTGAGTTCGTCGGCCGGGTAACCACGGTCAAGTGCTTCCAGGACAACGCCCTGCTCAAGTCCATCCTCTCCGAGTCGAATCCCGGTGGGGTGCTCGTCGTCGACGGCGCCGAGTCGGTACACACCGCGCTCGTCGGCGACATCATCGCCGAACTCGGGCGGTCCAACGGCTGGGTCGGCATCATCGTCAACGGCGCGATCCGCGACGCGAAGGCGATCGGCGGGATGGAGATCGGCGTGAAGGCGCTGGGCACCAACCCGCGCAAGTCCAGCAAGACCGGAGTCGGTGACCGTGACATCCCGCTGACCATCGGCGGGGAGACGTTCAACCCCGGCGACATCGTCTACTCCGACGACGACGGCATCGTGCTGGTGTCCGAGACCGGCGACACGGACACACAGACCGCCACGGACACCGACACCGCCCCGGGCACCGACGCCGCCCCGGACACCGACACCACCACCGAGAGCTGA